In Gossypium raimondii isolate GPD5lz chromosome 12, ASM2569854v1, whole genome shotgun sequence, a single window of DNA contains:
- the LOC105762059 gene encoding uncharacterized protein LOC105762059, giving the protein MGGRPDGRFCQKAMKGSAIADFLANRGLEDYEPLNFDFSNEDLMYVATTEEISEVDRIRKLNFDGASNAVEYEACIMGICATIECTVKVLEVYGDSALVIYQLKGEWETKDPKLISYQNLVLELIDEFDDTTFCYLPQDENQMTDVLATLASMIKVNKLEDMKPIQMSIYETPTHCYNIEEEEKENHPWYQDILRYVKNREYPDQAMENDKRTMRRLAIDYVLDREILYKRGKDQVLLRCVDDVEAKKILEEVHEGLYRTHANGFTMARQIIRFRTSTGETPFSLVYGIEAVLPIEVEVRSLQVLAELKLDEAE; this is encoded by the exons ATGGGAGGACGGCCAGATGGTAGATTTTGCCAGAAAGCCAtgaaagggagtgcaatagcagaCTTTCTAGCTAATAGAGGCTTGGAGGATTACgagcctttgaactttgatttctCGAACGAAGAcctgatgtatgtggcaaccaCTGAAGAAATTTCCGAAGTCGATCGCATTCGGAAGCTAAATTTTGACGGAGCTTCAAACGCTGTGG aatatgaagcatgtatcATGGGCATCTGTGCAACCATAGAATGTACAGTTAAAGTACTAGAGGTATATGGGGATtccgcattggtgatataccaacttAAAGGAGAATGGGAGACAAAAGATcccaaattaattagttatcaAAATCTGGTTCTCGAATtgattgatgagtttgatgacACTACTTTCTGCTATCTCCCACAAGATGAAAACCAAATGACGGATGTGTTGGCTACTCTAGCTTCTATGATCAAAGTGAACAAACTAGAGGACATGAAGCCTATTCAGATGAGCATTTATGAGACCCCGACTCATTGCTACAATATcgaggaagaggaaaaagaaaaccatcCTTGGTACCAAGATATACTACGATATGTGAAGAATCGGGAGTACCCTGATCAGGCAatggagaatgataagaggacaatGAGAAGACTAGCCATTGATTATGTCTTAGATAGAGAGATTttatacaaaaggggaaaggatcaGGTACTATTAAGATGCGTGGATGATGTGGAGGCTAAGAAAATCTTggaggaagtccatgagggtcTCTATAGAACGCATGCcaatggtttcacaatggctagacagattataAGATTCAG GACCTCCACTGGGGAAACACCTTTCTCTCTGGTGTATGGGATagaggcagttttacccattgaagtcgaAGTTCGGTCTCTTCAGGTATTGGCTGAgctaaagttggatgaagcGGAATGA